AGGGCTAAAGAGTTTTTATAAGGGTAGGCGTATTGTTTTAGATTTTATGCCACATACATTTACAAGAACAGAAATTCTTTTTAATGATTTTGTTAAGGCTTTAAGTAATGTTGATGTATTAGTTTTACACAATATATATCTCTCAGTTAGAGAAGATTTTGAACCTGATAGACTTTCTAGAGAATTGTTTTTAGCGCTTAAGAATTTAAATCAGAATGTTTATTTTTTTGAGGAAGTAGTTGATTCCGTTGAATTTGTAAAGGGTTTATTAAAGGGAAATGATTTATTTATTACAATGGGAGCTGGCAATAATTCTATTTTACATGATTTTTTATAAAGGTACTTTTAATGAAAAGCATGACAGGATTTTTTCATTTGGAAAAAATTGTTGCAAATTATATGTTTAGTATTAATTTGAAATCTTATAATGGTAAATTTTTAGAATTTAAATTTAAATTGCCTGAGGTTTTATATCCTTATGAGCTTGAGATAAAAAATCTTATTTCAAGCTATATTAGTAGGGGTAATGTTTTCTTAAGTGTAGGATACAAGGAAATAGTTCCAAATATCGATTTTAATTTAAATCCTAACTATGTTGAGGCTATTGCTCGACTTAGAGATAAATTATTGCATAGTAACTTAAATATTAAGGATGAAATAAGTCTTGGTGATTTTTTGTCTTTAAAGGGAGCTTTAGTTATTAATGAGGATGATGGAAATCAGGGGATGATTTATAGTACTTTTAAGGGGGTTTTAGAAGAAACTTTATTAAGTTATGATAAGAGCAGAATTTTTGAGGGTGAGAATACAAAGCAAGATATCGTTTCGATTCTTGCTTTAATACAGGAAGATTTAGAATGTTTAAAAAAATCCCAGAATAGCATAAATACTAAACTATTTGTGACTTTAAAGGAAAATCTACTTAAGTTATTGGATGATGTTAATAATATTAATATTGCAGAAGAGGCTGCTAAAATGTCAATCCGATTAGACATTAATGAGGAAATAGTGAGATTATATTCACATATAGGTAATTTTTATAAAAGCATAAAGAGTGAGGTATGTGGTAAGATATTGGAGTTTCTTACTCAGGAAATGCATAGAGAAATTACAACAATGAGCAACAAAGCAATTGATCTTGACGTTAGAAATTTAGTTTTAAACATGAAATTGAATTTAGAGAAAATAAAAGAACAGGTAAGGAATATTGAATGAGGATAGCTGTTTCTAGTAAGAGTGGTTGTGGAAATACAACCATTAGTGAAATGCTTGCAAAGTATTATGGTCTAAAGCTTATCAATTATACTTTCCATGATATTGCTCGAGAGAAGAATATACCTTTTGATACATTTTATGAGAAGGAGATAATAGGTAGAAATGATTATTATTGGGATGAATATCTTGATAATAAGTTATTAGAGTTTTCAAAGGAGGATAATACAGTTCTGGCGTCTCGTCTTGCAATTTGGCTTTCAAAGAATGCTGATTTCAAGATATATCTTTATGCTAAAATAGAAGTTAGAGCTGAAAGAATAATAAGTAGAGAAGGTGGTATGTATTCTGATATTCTAAGCACTACTTTTAATAGGGATTCTCATGATTCAAAGAGATATTTATCTGCGTATAATATAAATGTTGATAATTATTTGGATGTAGCTGACTTAATAGTTGATACAACCGATAGGTCTGCGAATAGAGTTTTTGATTTAATCAAAAGTGAACTAGGGAAGAGGGGTTTATATAGGTTAAATAAATGAAATAAGGAGGTTTAAGGGATGAGGATGCCTTTAGAAAAAATACAAGATTTTGATGGTAATTATTATGAACTTGTTATGGCAGTAATAATTCGCACAGATCAGATTATTGATAAGATTTCTTTAGCAGAGCATGCTATTTCTGATGAGAAGGTAGTTGGCGAAGCTTTTAATGATATATTAACAGGTAAATTCACATATTCAATTGAAGAAAGATAAAATAGTTTTTATATTTGGACCTACGGCTGTAGGTAAGAGTGATATTTTATTTAATTTTCCTAAAGGTGTAGCTGAGATAATTAATGTTGATTCTGTTCAAGTATATAAAGAATTTGATATTGCTTCTTGTAAACCTAGTAGGGAGTTACAGGCTCATATCAAGCACCATTTAGTAGATTTTTTGGCACCAACTGAAGAATATACTCTTGGAGTTTTTTATAAGGAAGCATGGAGAATCATAGATAATTTAAGAGAACATATGAAAATACCTATATTTGTAGGAGGATCCGCTTTTTATTTTAAACATTTACAATATGGAATGCCCAGTACGCCAGCTATTACGTCTGAAATAAGGAATTATGTAGACAATCTTTTAAATATGAGGGGAAAAAATTATCTGTTAGAGGAGCTTAAAAGAGTTGACTTTAAGAGATATGAGTCAATAAGTAAAAATGACATTTATAGGATTAAAAGATCCCTTGAAGTTTATTATCAAACATGTATTCCAATTAGTCAGTTTTTGGGAAGAGGTCAGATGCTTGAAAACGTCTTATCTATTGGTTTAAGAAGACCTATGGAGGAGATGAAAGTTAGAATAATAGCTAGAGTTAAGAATATGATTGATTACGGGTTGCTTGAAGAGATTAAGAGGTTATTAGCAAAAGGATATGATGAAACCACTCCGGCTTTTAAGGGAATAGGGTATCGTGAATTTTTATTATGGAAGAGTAGACCTTATTGTATGTTAAATGATATAATAAGCTTGATAAATAAGAATTCATTTTTATATGTAAAAAGACAAATGGCTTTTTTCGATAAAATTCCTAATGTTTTATGGTTTCATCCAGATGATGATTTAGGGGAAATTTTGAGTTTAATTTTTGGTTAATAAGGAGAGATAAGGGGTGCCTTGTGGAAGAAAGAGAAAATTAAAGAAAATATCTACTCATAAAAGAAAAAAAAAGCGAAGAAAGAATAGACACAAAAAGAAGAATAAATAATATTTAAAATGTTAGTTAGGTTTTATCTAGCTAACATTTAACAATAGGCAATTTATTCAATTATTATATTGTCTATTATGTTTATGTCTTGACTAAAAATATAGCCCGATTGATCTTTATAGTTTACTAGTATCCATGTACCTTTAAGTCCATGTTTTACTGTCTTTTGCAGTATTTTTTCAATTTTTACTATTTCATCCTTTCTAATTAGTGCTAGATAATCGTAATTAGAGTTGGGGTTTTTAATTTCATTATTTAAAATAGCATAGTTCTTTGTGACTATTCCTACTTTTTTTGAAAATCCCAAGATGCTACTTTTTGGTAAGTTAAATTTTTCTATTAAGGAAATTTCCGATCTCTTGCTACACGTTAATAGCATTATGGAGATTAAGTATAATAATTTTATTTTCATAATTTCCTTAATTCTTATATAATTTACTTGATATATAATAATATAATATTTTTTTAGAAAGTTTAAGGATTGTCAATGAAAAGGTATATTTTTTTGTTTTTTTTGTTTTTGGTTTCGAATGATTTAGTATTTTCATATCCATTATTCTTTGGAGGAGGATTATCTTATCAATTTACTAATTATACGGGCAAAAGTGATATAAATGAATTTAAACATAATTCTAATAGAGTAGATAATGGAATAAATCTAAATTTATTCTTTGATGCTAATTATGTTATTTTTGACATGTCTTATAAGGATGCTTTTATATCGACTCATAATAGTAAATATTTTTCTTTTGGACTTTATGGGATTTATCCGATTGTTTTTAAAGAATATGTTAGACTATTATTTCCCCTTTTGGGGGCTAAATATACAATTGATCTAAGTCCTGAAAAACGAAATCTATTTTTTATATCTTTGGGACTTGCTGCAGATCTTTTTATACCTGAGATTAAGGGACTTTATCTGAGACCTTTATTGATGCTTTCAATTTCACCGACATCTGCTTTCGTAGGTAACTTTTCTTCTTTAACAACCGAAATTACGCTTGGAATTAACATTGGTTGGAAGTTTATTGATTAGGTAATTTTATTCCTAAGTGAAAAGGGATTATTCTTTCTTTTCCAAAAAGATTAGATGTGGTATTAAGTTTATAGGGGGAACTGTTTGATTTGACTACAAGTGTACTTGAGCCACCTCCATCTAGGTTAATAGAGTTGATTATGCCGTAGCTGAGCGATAGGTCTATTGCCTCATTTAAGGAGATTCCTTTGCTATTGTTAGTACCTCTTCCCTCGACTGTTATGAGGTATAAGTAACTATTGCCTTTATCGGTACCTATGATTGTTCTTGGATGTTTATTTTCTTTAAAATTTTTAATATATTTTCCATTCTTGATTAAAGGAAAAAAGCCACTAAAGCCATATTCTGAATTTTTTATCTCGTCGTCTTTAGGGTTTAATATTATTTCATTGTTTTTGATGATAATTGCACCATAATCTTTTCTTTCATTGAAGATGATTTTTTTATCATATATGTATAGACCACGAGGATAGAACATGTTGTTTTTAATCCCATATGGGCTAGTATTAATAGCAATATCCACTTCGTTAGAAATTAAAAATTGACTTGTTGTTTGACCTTCGAAGTAATGCTTATTTGTTGCTTTATCATAAATAGGCTTTGATATTATGAATTCTAAATTTTTGTTTTTAATCTTGAGCATGACATAATTACTTTCCATAAAAGAGCCCTGAATGATTTCATATTGAGATCTCTCTTCTTTTGAATTGAGTAATCTTGATGCTGATAAGGCACCTAACGTTAAAATCAATATTGTTAAGTAGGAGAAGTATTTATTTAAGTAGGAGAAGTATTTATTCATTTCTTTTTATTTTATAAGAATAAATGCTTTTAGGGTAGTTTTTTAAAATTATATTTTTAATCTTTAAAGAGATTTTGTTATTTTTTACTCTTGTAATATTATATATTTGATAAATTATTTTTACATCTAACTCTTTATGTCTTTTTAAAATATCATTTATTTCCTCTTCACTTATTTTGTCTTCATTGATTATGAGTTTTAATAGCAAAACTTCATTTTTTGTATTTTTATCCTGAGTTCCTTTCATTTTTGCTAAACAATTATTAGCTTCCTTATATTTCTTTATTTTAAGTAAATATTTAGCCATGAGTAAATAATAGTGTTCTAAGTTTAGATTTTTGATTTCATTTATTGTTTCAAATTCTTTGGGTAAATTATTGTTTAGGTCGTATAGCATGTATAGCTTATTAAGTTTTTCAAGCTTTTCTTTTTCTGTACTGTGTAATAACTCAAGAGGGAATATTACTAACAAGGTTAGTAATATTGTAAGCGATATTTCGTTCATGATGATATTATTGTAAATCATGTATTTATTTTCAATAAAAATAAGAAGGAAGAGGTAAAATTTTTCCTTCTTATTCTTTGCTGTTTAAATTTTTGATTTTATATAATTTGCAATATGTTCGGATTTCGCTCCGAATATTGCTTGAGCTTGATTGCCCGATGCGATGATTGTTCCGCTTGCACCAAGACTTTTCATTAAATCTTTGTTTACTAATTTGCCATCCTCTACATCTACTCGAAGTCTTGTAAAACATGCATCAACAGTTTTTATATTGTGCAACCCTCCAAGGGCTTCAATGACTGCCTCAAAAGCTTCCTTTTCAGAAATATTAGAGATATCCTTAGAGATTAATTGCTCTCCAGTAGCGTCTTCACGACCTGGTGTTTTGATTTTAAATATTTTGATTAGTGTTATGAAAATAATGAAGTAAGTAGCTCCAATTCCAAGTCCTATTGGGAATATTAGCAATGCGTTAGTTGATTTTGGAAACATTAAAAAGTAATCTATTACTCCTGCTGATAGTGCAAACGCTATGTGTACTCCAAATATATTAGTAATGATTAATGATATACCGGTTAGGATAGCATGTATTAGGTAAAGGAAAGGTGCTATTAACATGAATGTGTATTCTATTGGTTCTGTAATTCCTGTCAAAAATGCAGTAAGTGATGCTGAGAATAAAAGACCACCTACTTCTTCTCTTTTCTCTTTTCTAGATGTTAGGTACATTGCAATAGCCGCACCTGGCAGTCCAAATAGCATCATTGGATACATTCCAGCTGTGAATGTTCCAGCGCTTGGGTCTCCATTTAAATATCTTGTAATTTCTCCTTGAACTATACTTCCGTCAGGTGTGGTGTAGTCTCCGAATACAAAGTAAACTAAAGTATTTAAGAGCTGGTGTAGGCCTGTTATTATAAGGAGCCTATTTAAGAAACCAAATACAAATAACCCTAAATGTCCAGCTTCTACCATCCAGTTACCAACTTGGTTAATAGCGATTTGTAGTGGTGCCCATAGGAAACCAAATGTTACGGCAAGTACTACAGACAGTATTCCATTCATTATTGGTACCAGTCTTTGTCCGGAGAAAAATCCTAAAAATTGTGGTATTTTCCAGCCTACTACTCTGTCACTAAGCATAGCCGAAGTTATTCCTACAATAATACCTCCCAAGACGGACATATTAACAGGCTCTACTTTTTCGTTAATTGTTATCGTAAATGTAGATAGTCCTGCATTTAAAATTAGATAGCCCACTGCTCCTCCGAGAGCTGCTGCCGCCTTATTGCTTTTAGATAACCCCATTCCAGTTCCAATTGCAAATAGTATTGGCAAGTTCCCAAGAATAGCACCACCTGATTGTTCCATTAATTTTCCAAGTTGTCTCAGCATTCCAGAGGGGTCTGTAGCTTCTATGATTAAGTATCCAAATCCAAGTAAAAGTCCAGCAATTGGCAATACGGCTGCAGGAGTTTGAACGGCTTTTCCCAGATTTTGCAAATTTTTCATTACATTTTTCATGATTCCTCCATTACTTTTATATTAGTTAGTTAAAGTTTACTTTAATTTTAAGTATGATAACTAGTTAAAATTTCAACATTTTAATTATATTTTTATAATGATTAATAATTTATTTTTGAAATATTGGATGGAATTTATAAACGTTGGATTTCTTTTTAGAAAAAGAAATTTAATTTTTTATAAATTTTATTTATTGTTTTTTTAATAGCAGTAAGTTTATTAATTATGTTTTGATTGTCAATTAAGCTTTTTAGGCTATCCATCGAATCTTCAATTGCTATGACAAAACTTTTTTGAGGCTTTAGCCAAAAGTTATCAGAGTAATCACTCCTAAGTGATAAAAAGAAGACGGAATTTTTATTTGGATGCTTAACAAAATGCATAGTGCATTCTAAAATATTTCTGATTTTATCAATTTCGTTAATATTGATATTCGAATTTTCGTATTTTTCCACGAGAGTCCAGTCTGATTCCATATTATTCACTATGCGCATTATTTCTATTAATTTTTTGTTTTTAAATATTGTTAAATTTTCATATGTTAATTTTGCATGAATTCTTTTTATTGCTTGCTCTTCTGAGCTTTTAAGACTCACTAAGGTTAATTCCCTAGCATCTTTTAAGCTAAGCGTTATATATGAATTGTTGTTTTCATTTTGAATATTGAATTTCTTTTTTCCAATAGTTATTTCATTGTCTAATAAAAGGTTTTTATCTTTTTTTCTTGTAGCTTTGTGAGTCTCTTTATGGGGTTTATTTAGTTCTTTATTTTCTTTGGCAGGTTTTTTTTGTGTATTTCCTTTTTCTTCAAATCCAATATCATTGATCCATTCTCTTTTAAGCACACCAATTGACCTAGCATATCTTTTAGTTGTCTCTATTATTTCGCCTGCAACAAAGTATTTTACAGATTCTGTATTGATAAGTGATCCTGGATGTATTACTATATTTTGGGCTTTTATTGTTTTATATTTATTTCTTGAGGTTTTAAAGCAAATATAATCTTTCATGCCTCTCATGATAGATTTTAAATAGCCTTCGTTGTCAATTGCAGATTTATGTACTATTGGAATGTTAAAGCTACTTACAATGTTTTCAAGTTGTCTTTGTACATTAGTAATTTCCTCAAGGCCTTGTAAGTCTAAATAGTTCTCTTTAGCGAAGGCTTCTTTGTTAATAGCGTTTTTGAAATCTTCAAATATTTTAATAAATCCTATTAAATCCCCTAGTGGATTTTTATATTTCATATGGGATTGTCTAGCTTCTATTTCTTCGTTTTGAGGCAATAAAAAAACACCACTTGTGGATAAAAATGAGAGGCCAATTGTAGTTGGGTATATTGCTTGCTGATAGTTTAGCATTGCTTCAACTAAAGCTCTTGAATGTATAGGTATTAGGGGGAATATTATCATATATTTCCCAATTTCTGTAAGTTCATTCTTTTCATTTATTGCATCTAGAGTTTTTAATATAGTACTTGCTGTTTGGATAGATTTAATTGAGGGTCTTGAAATAAAGTCAAACTTTGTAAAATTTCTAATTCCAATATCTGCCATTCTTAGTATAACTTCAGAGAGATCTGTCCTGTATATTTCTTCCTTTTGGAATTCGTCTCGTAGTTGATATTCGTCTCTTTTATACAATCTGTAACATGTCCCCTTTGAAAGTCTCCCTGCTCTTCCTGCTCTTTGTGTTGCGGATGATTTTGAAATTGGTACTTCTTGAAGTGAGTAAGTGTGTGTTTTCATTTGGAATTTATTTGTTTTTACCTTTCCACTATCAATGACTATTTTGATATTTTCAATGGTAATGGAAGTTTCTGCAATATTAGTTGATACTATAATTTTTCTTTTATTTTTAGGTGTAGGCATAAATATTTGTTCTTGAGATTCTTTTGCCATCCGGCCATATAAAGGTAATATAATCAAATCTTTCTTGGAATTTAATTCATAAATTTCTTTGATTGTTTCTTTTATTTCTCTTTCGCCAGATAAAAATATGAGAATATCACCTTCTTTTTTTTCTTTGAT
The sequence above is drawn from the Candidatus Borreliella tachyglossi genome and encodes:
- a CDS encoding YicC/YloC family endoribonuclease; protein product: MKSMTGFFHLEKIVANYMFSINLKSYNGKFLEFKFKLPEVLYPYELEIKNLISSYISRGNVFLSVGYKEIVPNIDFNLNPNYVEAIARLRDKLLHSNLNIKDEISLGDFLSLKGALVINEDDGNQGMIYSTFKGVLEETLLSYDKSRIFEGENTKQDIVSILALIQEDLECLKKSQNSINTKLFVTLKENLLKLLDDVNNINIAEEAAKMSIRLDINEEIVRLYSHIGNFYKSIKSEVCGKILEFLTQEMHREITTMSNKAIDLDVRNLVLNMKLNLEKIKEQVRNIE
- the cmk gene encoding (d)CMP kinase, with translation MRIAVSSKSGCGNTTISEMLAKYYGLKLINYTFHDIAREKNIPFDTFYEKEIIGRNDYYWDEYLDNKLLEFSKEDNTVLASRLAIWLSKNADFKIYLYAKIEVRAERIISREGGMYSDILSTTFNRDSHDSKRYLSAYNINVDNYLDVADLIVDTTDRSANRVFDLIKSELGKRGLYRLNK
- a CDS encoding DNA-directed RNA polymerase subunit omega, with the protein product MRMPLEKIQDFDGNYYELVMAVIIRTDQIIDKISLAEHAISDEKVVGEAFNDILTGKFTYSIEER
- the miaA gene encoding tRNA (adenosine(37)-N6)-dimethylallyltransferase MiaA, with the protein product MKKDKIVFIFGPTAVGKSDILFNFPKGVAEIINVDSVQVYKEFDIASCKPSRELQAHIKHHLVDFLAPTEEYTLGVFYKEAWRIIDNLREHMKIPIFVGGSAFYFKHLQYGMPSTPAITSEIRNYVDNLLNMRGKNYLLEELKRVDFKRYESISKNDIYRIKRSLEVYYQTCIPISQFLGRGQMLENVLSIGLRRPMEEMKVRIIARVKNMIDYGLLEEIKRLLAKGYDETTPAFKGIGYREFLLWKSRPYCMLNDIISLINKNSFLYVKRQMAFFDKIPNVLWFHPDDDLGEILSLIFG
- a CDS encoding phosphodiester glycosidase family protein, translated to MESNYVMLKIKNKNLEFIISKPIYDKATNKHYFEGQTTSQFLISNEVDIAINTSPYGIKNNMFYPRGLYIYDKKIIFNERKDYGAIIIKNNEIILNPKDDEIKNSEYGFSGFFPLIKNGKYIKNFKENKHPRTIIGTDKGNSYLYLITVEGRGTNNSKGISLNEAIDLSLSYGIINSINLDGGGSSTLVVKSNSSPYKLNTTSNLFGKERIIPFHLGIKLPNQ
- a CDS encoding PTS transporter subunit EIIC, translated to MKNLQNLGKAVQTPAAVLPIAGLLLGFGYLIIEATDPSGMLRQLGKLMEQSGGAILGNLPILFAIGTGMGLSKSNKAAAALGGAVGYLILNAGLSTFTITINEKVEPVNMSVLGGIIVGITSAMLSDRVVGWKIPQFLGFFSGQRLVPIMNGILSVVLAVTFGFLWAPLQIAINQVGNWMVEAGHLGLFVFGFLNRLLIITGLHQLLNTLVYFVFGDYTTPDGSIVQGEITRYLNGDPSAGTFTAGMYPMMLFGLPGAAIAMYLTSRKEKREEVGGLLFSASLTAFLTGITEPIEYTFMLIAPFLYLIHAILTGISLIITNIFGVHIAFALSAGVIDYFLMFPKSTNALLIFPIGLGIGATYFIIFITLIKIFKIKTPGREDATGEQLISKDISNISEKEAFEAVIEALGGLHNIKTVDACFTRLRVDVEDGKLVNKDLMKSLGASGTIIASGNQAQAIFGAKSEHIANYIKSKI
- a CDS encoding ATP-dependent RNA helicase, translated to MNDFELPIYRYRDELIENLKSNSVLIVESPTGSGKTTQIPRIIYESGFARLGKIGVTQPRRIATVSIAEYIAKHLGVHLGDEVGYKIRFQEITSFKTKIKIMTDGVLLQELKKDTLLYEYDIIIIDEAHERSLNIDFILGLIKDILNKRDDFKVIISSATINTQVFSKYFNNAPILKIEAITYPVQIIYNPPLLNTSKGMILKIKEIISSIIKEKKEGDILIFLSGEREIKETIKEIYELNSKKDLIILPLYGRMAKESQEQIFMPTPKNKRKIIVSTNIAETSITIENIKIVIDSGKVKTNKFQMKTHTYSLQEVPISKSSATQRAGRAGRLSKGTCYRLYKRDEYQLRDEFQKEEIYRTDLSEVILRMADIGIRNFTKFDFISRPSIKSIQTASTILKTLDAINEKNELTEIGKYMIIFPLIPIHSRALVEAMLNYQQAIYPTTIGLSFLSTSGVFLLPQNEEIEARQSHMKYKNPLGDLIGFIKIFEDFKNAINKEAFAKENYLDLQGLEEITNVQRQLENIVSSFNIPIVHKSAIDNEGYLKSIMRGMKDYICFKTSRNKYKTIKAQNIVIHPGSLINTESVKYFVAGEIIETTKRYARSIGVLKREWINDIGFEEKGNTQKKPAKENKELNKPHKETHKATRKKDKNLLLDNEITIGKKKFNIQNENNNSYITLSLKDARELTLVSLKSSEEQAIKRIHAKLTYENLTIFKNKKLIEIMRIVNNMESDWTLVEKYENSNININEIDKIRNILECTMHFVKHPNKNSVFFLSLRSDYSDNFWLKPQKSFVIAIEDSMDSLKSLIDNQNIINKLTAIKKTINKIYKKLNFFF